Genomic segment of Nitrospirota bacterium:
ACCCGATGGAGGCGGCGATGCCACGGGTCAGGTTATACTGCTCGATGAGCCACGCGCTCTTGAAGTCCCACCAGCGGGAGCTGTTGAAGATGTAGTCGAAGCCGGTGGCGGCCGTCTTTCGGGTCTGGTCGGCGGTGCAGCCCAGGGTCTCGGCGAAGAACCTCACCCCGTTATGCTTTTCCCTGGTCTCCCTGATAAGCCTCTTCCAGAGGCTCCCCGGAAGCTGGTAGGCGGCATCGCACCGGAAGCCGTGGAAACCCAGGCCCACCAGGTACTCCACAACGCTCTTGCAGAACCGATAGAGGCCCTCCTTGTCCTTCGTCTTCCGGTGGGCGAACCTGGCCAGGTCTCCCCAGACCACGGTCCTGCCGTTTTCGTCCGCGGAGGGGTGGACGACCTCCCCGTTCTTCTGCCACTCGAACCACTCCGGATGCTCCTTGAGAAGGGGAGAGTCCACGGCGCAGTGGTTGATGACGAGGTCCGCCATCAGCTTAAGCCCCAGGCCTTCCGCCTTCCGGACCACGGCCCGCACCTGCTCTTCGGGGGAGTGCTCGTCCGACGGGTCGACGAATTTCCCGTTAATGCCGAAATAGTCCTTGATGGAGTACAGGCTGCCCGACATGCCCGGCTGCTGGATGGTGTTGACGAAAATCCAGTTGAAGCCCATCTCCGCGGCACGCTCGAGATGGGGGCCCCAACCGGTGAATTTCCCTGCAAGGGGCGGGAAGAGGTTGTAGATGAACATCTTCTCGGGTTTCCTCATGTCACTCTCCTTGAGCAGTCGTCTTGTACAGGGGCGCCTGGCATATGAGAGACGAAAGCAGGTTTCCGTTCTCCGTAAGAACCCCAAGCCAGTGGTTCATGCGTTCGGCGTTGGTCAGGTCTCTCCAGTGGCCGAAAAGGGGGCGGGCGTCGCCCAGGGGGACCCGTCCCCCCGAGGGGTGTATCTCGAGGGTGAAGGACAGCCCCTCGGGCCACATGGCACGGAGGCTCGTCCGTATAATCTCCGAAAGCCCGGAGGGCCCGTACATGGGCGTGAGAGAGCGCCTCCCCTTGTAAGCAAAAGGGATGGGAACGGCGGCCAGAAAGCTCAGGTGGTCGGAGACCCCGAAGGGGCTTTCGGCGTAAAGCGGATGTGCATCATGAAGGTGAAAGTGTATGGGTTTTCCGTAAGCGCTCAGGGCACGCACCATGGAGAGGACCACGGGCAGGGCGGAGCGCACGGCTTCTTCCACCTCGTCCACCACGTCAATCAGCAGAGGGTCGTCCGGCCGGAGCCCGCAAAGGTCCTCTCCCGGATGGCCCTTCCCGTATTGCGCCCGGGCCTTCCGGAGGCCCACGTGCCCTATGTCCACGCACGCGCTCACAGAGGGAGTATCCCGCAATCCATGGAAAAGTTCAAGATATGCCTCCGGCTCAAGTCCCGAGGCGTACTCTATGAAAAGGAGCACTGCGGCATCCATCGCCTCAAGCTCCCGTGAAACGGCCCGGACCGCCTCCACGTACCGGGCCGCCTGGGTGGCGCACTCCGGCTGGTCGTGCAGGACCAGGGCCCCCAGGCCCTCCGCCCCTCGCCCGGCAAATTC
This window contains:
- a CDS encoding alpha-amylase family glycosyl hydrolase, with protein sequence MRKPEKMFIYNLFPPLAGKFTGWGPHLERAAEMGFNWIFVNTIQQPGMSGSLYSIKDYFGINGKFVDPSDEHSPEEQVRAVVRKAEGLGLKLMADLVINHCAVDSPLLKEHPEWFEWQKNGEVVHPSADENGRTVVWGDLARFAHRKTKDKEGLYRFCKSVVEYLVGLGFHGFRCDAAYQLPGSLWKRLIRETREKHNGVRFFAETLGCTADQTRKTAATGFDYIFNSSRWWDFKSAWLIEQYNLTRGIAASIGFPESHDTVRLARELDGNVEAIKQRYLFSALFSAGVMVLMGFEFGFRRKPHVVETTPADWEETGIDLREYIRDVNRLKESYTVFQEESVTDFLHDGNPAVLLMWKCSCEAMDEALVILNKDVHGKQHFEVESLQKYMQSKAPLTDVSVEHRLDYIPSPFSYDLRPGQGIVLVTRREEPAREEEEGE